The Ochotona princeps isolate mOchPri1 chromosome 1, mOchPri1.hap1, whole genome shotgun sequence genome has a segment encoding these proteins:
- the LOC101536688 gene encoding HLA class II histocompatibility antigen, DO alpha chain isoform X2, whose protein sequence is MALAAGLVLGLHTLSILLSPQETGAIIADHMGSYGPAFYQSYDGSGQFTYEFDGEQLLSVDLKEKEVVWRLPEFGDAVHFDVQGGLTSIAMIQMHLDVLVQRSNHTRAVSVPPTVTVLPQAPVELGRPNTLICMVDNIFPPVIKVTWLRNGQTVTQGVTQTSFYTRPDHLFRKFHYLSFVPSAEDVYDCKVEHWGLERPLLTHWEPQVPTPLPDTTETLVCVLGLTLGLVGFLQGTVLILIATRMSRAPRQ, encoded by the exons ATGGCGCTGGCAGCAGGGCTGGTCCTGGGACTCCACACCCTGAGCATCCTCCTGAGCCCTCAGGAAACAGGGGCCATCATAG CTGACCACATGGGCTCCTACGGGCCAGCCTTCTACCAGTCTTATGATGGCTCGGGCCAATTCACATATGAGTTCGACGGGGAGCAGCTGCTATCCGTGGACCTGAAGGAGAAGGAGGTTGTATGGCGCCTGCCGGAGTTTGGCGACGCGGTCCACTTTGACGTACAGGGCGGGCTGACCAGCATCGCCATGATCCAAATGCATCTGGACGTCTTGGTGCAGCGCTCCAACCACACGCGCGCCGTCAGCG TGCCTCCGACGGTGACCGTCCTCCCCCAGGCTCCTGTGGAGCTGGGCCGGCCCAACACGCTCATCTGCATGGTGGACAACATCTTCCCCCCGGTCATCAAGGTCACCTGGCTGCGCAATGGCCAGACGGTCACCCAGGGTGTGACCCAGACCAGTTTCTACACCCGGCCCGACCACCTGTTCCGCAAGTTCCACTATCTGAGCTTTGTGCCCTCTGCTGAGGACGTCTATGACTGCAAGGTGGAGCACTGGGGCCTGGAGCGGCCCCTGCTCACACACTGGG AGCCGCAGGTGCCTACTCCCCTGCCAGACACCACCGAGACCCTGGTCTGTGTGCTGGGCCTCACCCTTGGCCTAGTGGGCTTTCTGCAGGGCACCGTCCTCATCCTCATCGCCACACGCATGTCCAGAGCCCCCAG GCAATGA
- the LOC101536688 gene encoding HLA class II histocompatibility antigen, DO alpha chain isoform X1, with product MALAAGLVLGLHTLSILLSPQETGAIIADHMGSYGPAFYQSYDGSGQFTYEFDGEQLLSVDLKEKEVVWRLPEFGDAVHFDVQGGLTSIAMIQMHLDVLVQRSNHTRAVSVPPTVTVLPQAPVELGRPNTLICMVDNIFPPVIKVTWLRNGQTVTQGVTQTSFYTRPDHLFRKFHYLSFVPSAEDVYDCKVEHWGLERPLLTHWEPQVPTPLPDTTETLVCVLGLTLGLVGFLQGTVLILIATRMSRAPRCRGSASLQ from the exons ATGGCGCTGGCAGCAGGGCTGGTCCTGGGACTCCACACCCTGAGCATCCTCCTGAGCCCTCAGGAAACAGGGGCCATCATAG CTGACCACATGGGCTCCTACGGGCCAGCCTTCTACCAGTCTTATGATGGCTCGGGCCAATTCACATATGAGTTCGACGGGGAGCAGCTGCTATCCGTGGACCTGAAGGAGAAGGAGGTTGTATGGCGCCTGCCGGAGTTTGGCGACGCGGTCCACTTTGACGTACAGGGCGGGCTGACCAGCATCGCCATGATCCAAATGCATCTGGACGTCTTGGTGCAGCGCTCCAACCACACGCGCGCCGTCAGCG TGCCTCCGACGGTGACCGTCCTCCCCCAGGCTCCTGTGGAGCTGGGCCGGCCCAACACGCTCATCTGCATGGTGGACAACATCTTCCCCCCGGTCATCAAGGTCACCTGGCTGCGCAATGGCCAGACGGTCACCCAGGGTGTGACCCAGACCAGTTTCTACACCCGGCCCGACCACCTGTTCCGCAAGTTCCACTATCTGAGCTTTGTGCCCTCTGCTGAGGACGTCTATGACTGCAAGGTGGAGCACTGGGGCCTGGAGCGGCCCCTGCTCACACACTGGG AGCCGCAGGTGCCTACTCCCCTGCCAGACACCACCGAGACCCTGGTCTGTGTGCTGGGCCTCACCCTTGGCCTAGTGGGCTTTCTGCAGGGCACCGTCCTCATCCTCATCGCCACACGCATGTCCAGAGCCCCCAGGTGCAGAGGATCTGCAAGTCT GCAATGA